In Cicer arietinum cultivar CDC Frontier isolate Library 1 chromosome 7, Cicar.CDCFrontier_v2.0, whole genome shotgun sequence, a single window of DNA contains:
- the LOC105851051 gene encoding pentatricopeptide repeat-containing protein At3g26782, mitochondrial — MYSKFGSINYAQHVFDEMLDRNDASWNNMMSGFVRVGRYHKAMQFFCHMLEYGVTPSSYVVASLVTACDRSGCIEGALQIHDYVVKSGLMSNVFVGTSLLHFYGTHCTVSEANKLFEEIEEPNIVSWTSLMVCYADNGYAKEVLNIYRHLRNNGLICNENTMATVVRTCGMFGDKTMGYQILGDVVKSGLDTGSVSVANSLISMFGNYDSVEEASCVFNNMKERDTISWNSIITASAHNGHFEESLGHFFWMRHTHTETNYITISALLPVFGSAQHLKWGRGLHSLIVKVGLESNVCVCNSLLSMYSQAGSSEDAEFVFHTMPEKDLISWNSMMVSHVEDGKYSHAIQLLIEMLKTRKATNYVTFTTALSACYNLEKLKIVHAFVIHYGLHHNLMIGNTLVTMYGKFGLMAEAQQVRKIMPVRDVVTWNALIGGHADNKEPNAAIEAFNLLREEGLLVNYITIVNLLGACLSPDYLLEHGMPIHAHIIVAGFELNTYVQSSLITMYAQCGDLKTSNYIFDVIANKNSSTWNAILSANAHYGPGEEALKFIARMRNDGVDLDQFSFSVALATIGNLTVLDEGQQLHSWIIKLGFKSNEYVLNATMDMYGKCGEIDDVFRILPLPKSRSQRSWNILISALARHGFFRQATEAFREMLDLGMRPDHVTFVSLLSACSHGGLVDEGLAYFSSMTTEFGVPTRIEHCVCIIDLLGRSGKLAEAEAFIDKMPVPPNDLVWRSLLASCKIHGNLELGRKAADRLFELDSSDDSAYVLYSNVCASTQRWGDVENVRNQMESHSLKKKPACSWIKLKNKVMTFGMGDQFHPQTAQIYGKLEELRKMVREEGYMPDTSYALQDTDEEQKEHNLWNHSERLALAFGLINSPEGSPLRIFKNLRVCGDCHSVFKLVSKTVGRKIIVRDSYRFHHFYGGKCSCSDYW; from the coding sequence ATGTACTCCAAGTTTGGTAGCATAAACTATGCTcaacatgtttttgatgaaatgTTGGACAGAAATGATGCTTCTTGGAATAACATGATGTCGGGGTTTGTTCGAGTGGGTCGGTACCATAAAGCTATGCAATTCTTTTGCCACATGTTAGAATATGGTGTTACCCCAAGCAGCTATGTAGTTGCTAGTTTAGTGACTGCCTGTGATAGGTCAGGGTGCATTGAAGGGGCACTTCAGATTCATGATTATGTTGTCAAAAGCGGTTTGATGTCTAATGTATTCGTTGGTACTAGTTTGCTGCACTTTTATGGTACACATTGTACGGTTTCTGAGGCTAACAAACTCTTTGAGGAGATTGAGGAACCAAATATAGTCTCTTGGACTTCTTTGATGGTTTGCTATGCAGATAATGGGTATGCAAAAGAAGTTCTAAATATTTATCGGCATTTAAGAAACAACGGGTTAATTTGTAATGAAAATACAATGGCTACTGTTGTTAGAACTTGTGGAATGTTTGGGGATAAAACCATGGGTTATCAAATCCTTGGAGATGTTGTCAAATCTGGCTTAGACACTGGTAGTGTCTCTGTGGCGAACTCCCTTATATCCATGTTCGGTAATTATGATAGTGTAGAGGAGGCATCATGTGTGTTTAATAACATGAAGGAACGTGATACTATTTCGTGGAATTCAATTATTACTGCAAGTGCACATAATGGTCATTTCGAAGAATCTCTAGGACACTTCTTTTGGATGCGTCATACTCACACGGAAACAAATTATATTACTATATCAGCCTTGTTACCGGTATTCGGTTCTGCACAACATTTGAAGTGGGGAAGAGGACTTCACAGTCTAATAGTAAAAGTTGGACTGGAATCAAATGTTTGTGTATGTAATAGTCTTTTAAGTATGTATTCTCAGGCTGGATCATCTGAGGATGCAGAGTTTGTTTTTCATACAATGCcagagaaagatttaatttcaTGGAATTCCATGATGGTAAGCCATGTTGAAGATGGAAAATATTCACATGCCATACAACTTCTGATTGAGATGCTCAAAACAAGAAAGGCAACGAACTATGTAACTTTTACAACTGCATTATCTGCCTGTTATAATTTAGAAAAACTAAAGATTGTTCATGCCTTTGTGATTCATTATGGCCTACATCACAATTTAATGATAGGTAATACATTGGTTACCATGTATGGGAAGTTTGGCTTGATGGCTGAAGCACAGCAGGTGCGCAAAATAATGCCTGTGAGAGATGTGGTAACATGGAATGCACTGATAGGTGGCCATGCCGATAACAAAGAACCAAATGCCGCAATTGAAGCATTCAACTTATTGAGAGAAGAAGGTTTACTTGTAAACTACATTACTATTGTCAATCTTCTCGGTGCTTGTTTGTCTCCCGATTATCTTTTGGAACATGGAATGCCAATCCACGCACACATAATTGTGGCAGGATTTGAATTAAATACGTATGTCCAAAGCTCCCTAATTACAATGTATGCCCAGTGTGGTGATCTTAAAACAAGTAACTATATTTTTGATGTAATAGCTAATAAAAATTCTAGTACTTGGAATGCCATTCTTTCTGCAAATGCCCATTATGGGCCTGGTGAGGAAGCACTAAAATTTATTGCCAGGATGAGAAATGACGGGGTTGATTTAGATCAATTTAGCTTCTCCGTAGCTCTTGCCACTATTGGTAACTTGACGGTACTAGATGAGGGACAGCAGCTTCACAGCTGGATTATTAAACTTGGGTTCAAGTCAAATGAATACGTTTTAAATGCTACAATGGATATGTATGGAAAATGTGGAGAAATTGATGATGTATTTAGAATCCTTCCCCTACCAAAAAGCAGGTCACAGAGGTCTTGGAACATTTTAATATCAGCATTGGCCAGACATGGGTTTTTCCGCCAGGCTACCGAGGCCTTTCGTGAGATGCTTGATCTGGGGATGAGACCTGATCATGTCACTTTTGTTTCACTTCTGTCTGCCTGCAGCCATGGAGGTTTGGTGGATGAGGGTCTTGCATACTTCTCTTCAATGACTACCGAATTTGGTGTCCCTACTAGAATAGAGCATTGTGTATGCATAATTGATCTTCTTGGGCGATCAGGAAAGCTTGCAGAGGCTGAAGCTTTCATTGATAAGATGCCAGTCCCACCAAATGACCTCGTTTGGCGTAGCTTGTTGGCTTCTTGCAAAATACATGGAAATTTGGAGCTCGGTAGGAAAGCTGCTGATCGTCTTTTCGAGCTGGACTCATCTGATGATTCGGCCTATGTTCTTTATTCCAATGTCTGTGCATCTACACAAAGGTGGGGAGATGTAGAAAATGTGAGAAATCAAATGGAATCACACAGCTTAAAGAAGAAACCTGCCTGTAGTTGGATCAAGTTGAAAAACAAGGTTATGACTTTTGGTATGGGAGACCAGTTTCATCCACAAACTGCACAAATCTATGGAAAGTTAGAAGAGCTAAGAAAGATGGTTAGAGAAGAAGGCTACATGCCAGACACAAGCTATGCATTACAAGATACAGACGAAGAACAAAAGGAGCATAATCTTTGGAACCACAGCGAGAGACTTGCCCTTGCATTTGGTTTGATCAATAGTCCTGAAGGCTCACCTCTTAGAATTTTTAAGAATCTTCGTGTTTGTGGTGATTGCCACTCTGTTTTCAAGCTAGTTAGTAAAACTGTTGGTAGGAAAATCATAGTAAGGGATTCATACCGGTTTCATCATTTCTATGGTGGCAAGTGTTCTTGTTCAGACTATTGGTAG
- the LOC101507492 gene encoding poly(ADP-ribose) glycohydrolase 1-like isoform X1 produces MEKREDWRSILPYLPVVMRSPSLFWPSQAVETLREIGSGRVDSGRLLYIAITELRNSLSLSSEPLAPSAAHGYALFFDELISREECRKWFEEVLPALGDLLLRLPSLLEAHYENADMVIDGEGATIRTGLRMLDSQEPGIVFLTQELIAALLVCSFLCLFPVHDRYEKQLQPVNFDELFASVYDDYSQKQENKIWCIIHYFQRIASDMPKGVVSFERKVLAWEDDSVHVSYPDTNFWSTSVIPLCRFEVQSSGLIEDHSSEAVEVDFANEYLGGGALRRGCVQEEIRFMISPELIVGMLFLPSMADNEAIDIVGVERFSSYKGYASSFRFSGDYVDEKALDALGRRKTRIVAIDALCGPGMRQYREKYLLREINKAFCGFLQQSTCQQYQKIPHENFDAARATSTSMETSEVPNSYEEIRNSQNDYDMMEKNNDIGVVTGNWGCGAFGGDPEVKTIIQWLAASQAQRPFIAYYTFGLDALHNLDKAVCWILSQIWTVGDLWSMLVEYSKNRSKGETNVGFLQWLLPSIYDHGYMME; encoded by the exons ATGGAGAAGAGAGAAGATTGGAGATCAATTCTACCATATTTACCCGTGGTGATGCGTTCTCCTTCTCTATTTTGGCCGTCCCAAGCGGTGGAAACTCTCAGAGAAATCGGAAGTGGCCGAGTCGACTCGGGCCGCCTCTTATACATCGCCATTACCGAGCTCAGGAACTCTCTTTCTCTATCTTCCGAACCTTTAGCTCCTTCTGCTGCACATGGATATGCCCTCTTCTTTGACGAG TTGATCTCTAGAGAGGAATGTAGGAAGTGGTTTGAAGAGGTGCTTCCAGCATTGGGAGATTTGCTTTTGAGGTTGCCATCTTTGTTGGAAGCACACTATGAAAATGCGGATATGGTTATTGATGGAGAGGGAGCCACCATCAGAACTGGTCTTCGCATGCTGGATTCGCAGGAACCTGGGATAGTGTTTCTTACCCAG GAGTTGATTGCTGCTCTTCTTGTATGCTCATTTTTATGTCTATTCCCAGTCCATGACAGATATGAGAAACAACTTCAACCAGTTAACTTTGATGAGTTGTTTGC GAGTGTCTATGATGATTACAGtcaaaaacaagaaaataagaTTTGGTGCATCATTCACTATTTTCAAAGGATAGCCTCTGATATGCCTAAGGGTGTTGTCTCATTTGAGCGAAAAGTACTTGCCTGGGAAGATGATTCAGTTCACGTTTCTTACCCTGATACTAACTTTTGGAGCACTTCTGTTATACCACTATGTAGATTTGAG GTTCAAAGTTCAGGACTAATAGAAGATCACTCAAGTGAAGCTGTCGAAGTGGACTTTGCGAATGAATATCTTGGTGGTGGTGCTCTTCGTAGGGGTTGTGTACAG GAGGAAATTCGTTTCATGATCAGTCCAGAATTAATTGTTGGCATGCTTTTCTTGCCGTCCATGGCGGATAATGAGGCTATAGATATTGTTGGTGTGGAAAGGTTCTCGAGTTATAAAGG ATACGCATCATCATTTCGATTTTCTGGGGATTATGTGGATGAGAAGGCTTTAGACGCCCTTGGAAGACGTAAGACTAGGATTGTTGCAATCGATGCATTATGTGGCCCAGGGATGAGGCAATACAGGGAAAAATATCTCCTCCG TGAGATCAACAAGGCATTTTGTGGTTTTCTGCAGCAATCTACATGTCAACAGTATCAGAAAATTCCACATGAGAAC TTTGATGCTGCCCGTGCCACCTCAACATCTATGGAAACAAGTGAAGTACCAAATTCATATGAAGAAATCAGAAATTCTCAAAATGATTATGATATGATGGAGAAGAACAATGATATTGGGGTTGTGACTGGAAATTGGGGGTGTGGCGCCTTTGGAGGAGATCCTGAAGTAAAGACCATAATTCAGTGGCTTGCAGCTTCTCag GCTCAAAGACCTTTCATAGCATACTACACATTTGGCTTGGACGCATTGCACAACCTAGACAAG GCTGTGTGTTGGATTTTGTCGCAGATATGGACAGTTGGAGACCTATGGAGCATGCTAGTTGAGTACTCAAAAAATAGGTCAAAAGGAGAAACTAATGTCGGTTTCCTCCAATGGCTCCTACCATCAATATATGATCATGGTTATATGATGGAGTAA
- the LOC101507492 gene encoding poly(ADP-ribose) glycohydrolase 1-like isoform X2: MVIDGEGATIRTGLRMLDSQEPGIVFLTQELIAALLVCSFLCLFPVHDRYEKQLQPVNFDELFASVYDDYSQKQENKIWCIIHYFQRIASDMPKGVVSFERKVLAWEDDSVHVSYPDTNFWSTSVIPLCRFEVQSSGLIEDHSSEAVEVDFANEYLGGGALRRGCVQEEIRFMISPELIVGMLFLPSMADNEAIDIVGVERFSSYKGYASSFRFSGDYVDEKALDALGRRKTRIVAIDALCGPGMRQYREKYLLREINKAFCGFLQQSTCQQYQKIPHENFDAARATSTSMETSEVPNSYEEIRNSQNDYDMMEKNNDIGVVTGNWGCGAFGGDPEVKTIIQWLAASQAQRPFIAYYTFGLDALHNLDKAVCWILSQIWTVGDLWSMLVEYSKNRSKGETNVGFLQWLLPSIYDHGYMME, from the exons ATGGTTATTGATGGAGAGGGAGCCACCATCAGAACTGGTCTTCGCATGCTGGATTCGCAGGAACCTGGGATAGTGTTTCTTACCCAG GAGTTGATTGCTGCTCTTCTTGTATGCTCATTTTTATGTCTATTCCCAGTCCATGACAGATATGAGAAACAACTTCAACCAGTTAACTTTGATGAGTTGTTTGC GAGTGTCTATGATGATTACAGtcaaaaacaagaaaataagaTTTGGTGCATCATTCACTATTTTCAAAGGATAGCCTCTGATATGCCTAAGGGTGTTGTCTCATTTGAGCGAAAAGTACTTGCCTGGGAAGATGATTCAGTTCACGTTTCTTACCCTGATACTAACTTTTGGAGCACTTCTGTTATACCACTATGTAGATTTGAG GTTCAAAGTTCAGGACTAATAGAAGATCACTCAAGTGAAGCTGTCGAAGTGGACTTTGCGAATGAATATCTTGGTGGTGGTGCTCTTCGTAGGGGTTGTGTACAG GAGGAAATTCGTTTCATGATCAGTCCAGAATTAATTGTTGGCATGCTTTTCTTGCCGTCCATGGCGGATAATGAGGCTATAGATATTGTTGGTGTGGAAAGGTTCTCGAGTTATAAAGG ATACGCATCATCATTTCGATTTTCTGGGGATTATGTGGATGAGAAGGCTTTAGACGCCCTTGGAAGACGTAAGACTAGGATTGTTGCAATCGATGCATTATGTGGCCCAGGGATGAGGCAATACAGGGAAAAATATCTCCTCCG TGAGATCAACAAGGCATTTTGTGGTTTTCTGCAGCAATCTACATGTCAACAGTATCAGAAAATTCCACATGAGAAC TTTGATGCTGCCCGTGCCACCTCAACATCTATGGAAACAAGTGAAGTACCAAATTCATATGAAGAAATCAGAAATTCTCAAAATGATTATGATATGATGGAGAAGAACAATGATATTGGGGTTGTGACTGGAAATTGGGGGTGTGGCGCCTTTGGAGGAGATCCTGAAGTAAAGACCATAATTCAGTGGCTTGCAGCTTCTCag GCTCAAAGACCTTTCATAGCATACTACACATTTGGCTTGGACGCATTGCACAACCTAGACAAG GCTGTGTGTTGGATTTTGTCGCAGATATGGACAGTTGGAGACCTATGGAGCATGCTAGTTGAGTACTCAAAAAATAGGTCAAAAGGAGAAACTAATGTCGGTTTCCTCCAATGGCTCCTACCATCAATATATGATCATGGTTATATGATGGAGTAA
- the LOC101509278 gene encoding dol-P-Man:Man(7)GlcNAc(2)-PP-Dol alpha-1,6-mannosyltransferase isoform X1: MGLVNKSPTLLKGPTNVLVYSVGILNSLCNTPKMKTMASNDKSANFLKHYGYDLLLGSIAAFYILMVPYTKVEESFNVQAMHDILYHRFHLDNYDHLEFPGVVPRTFIGALFVSLVVTPIVSIATLLHLPKFYALLIVRMALGGIILSTLRFFRRQIRNKFGHQVEAFFVILTSIQFHFLFYCSRPLPNILALGIVNLAFGYLLQGSFYAALNSLVFATTVFRCDMLLLLCPLGLQLLLTRKISVWGALKHCTGMAFFCVGITSLVDSIMWKRFLWPEFEVFWFNSVLNKSSEWGTHAFHWYFTSALPRSLLAAYPLSLFGFLVDRRIRSFGFPVLAFILLYSKLPHKELRFIISSVPIFNLSASIACNRIYNNRKKMIWNLIFFIMLGLLLTSLVGTITTFTASYWNYPSGHALKKLHGFHSDADEQWVHIDTFSAMNGISRFCESDLPWRYSKEEQISLQEFQQRNFTFLINEHPVINGFKCLFTENGFSRMHIKFGFPPILLVKEPKVYVHGNLENKVVVNEIWPGCP; this comes from the exons ATGGGCCTAGTAAATAAAAGCCCAACACTTCTAAAAGGTCCAACTAATGTTTTAGTTTATAGTGTTGGAATTCTGAACTCCCTCTGCAACACACCGAAAATGAAAACAATGGCTTCCAATGATAAATCTGCGAATTTTCTGAAGCATTACGGTTACGATTTGCTATTAGGATCAATCGCTGCTTTCTACATACTCATGGTACCTTACACTAAGGTCGAAGAAAGTTTCAACGTTCag GCAATGCACGATATTCTTTATCATCGGTTTCACTTAGATAAT TATGATCATTTGGAGTTCCCTGGCGTGGTTCCTCGCACTTTTATTG GTGCTTTGTTTGTGTCACTTGTTGTGACTCCAATTGTGTCTATTGCAACTTTGCTGCATTTGCCGAAGTTTTATGCTCTTCTCATAG TTAGAATGGCCCTTGGGGGCATTATACTATCTACTCTAAGATTCTTTCGCCGTCAG ATAAGGAATAAATTTGGGCATCAAGTAGAAGCCTTCTTTGTGATACTAACTTCCATTCAGTTTCATTTTCTGTTCTATTGTTCTCGTCCACTTCCTAACATTCTTGCTTTGGGTATAG TGAATTTGGCATTTGGATACTTGTTACAGGGGAGCTTTTATGCAGCTCTAAACTCTTTG GTTTTTGCTACAACTGTGTTCAGATGTGACATGCTGTTACTTCTTTGTCCCCTTGGGCTACAACTTCTTCTG ACAAGAAAAATTTCAGTATGGGGTGCTCTAAAACACTGCACCGGGATGGCCTTCTTCTGCGTTG GTATAACCTCATTGGTTGACTCAATTATGTGGAAAAGGTTTTTGTGGCCAGAATTTGAAGTCTTTTGGTTTAACTCTGTACTGAACAAGAGTTCTGAATGGGGA ACACATGCTTTCCATTGGTACTTCACCTCCGCACTCCCTCGTTCACTGCTTGCCGCATATCCCCTTTCACTG TTTGGTTTCTTAGTAGACAGAAGGATACGGTCTTTTGGTTTCCCAGTTCTTGCCTTCATTTTGCTTTATTCTAAGCTTCCCCACAAG GAGCTTCGTTTTATTATAAGTTCAGTACCAATATTCAACTTGTCTGCTTCTATTGCATGTAACAGAAT TTACAATAATAGGAAAAAGATGATCTGGAATTTGATTTTCTTCATCATGTTGGGACTTCTTCTAACGAG TCTTGTAGGAACCATCACAACTTTTACAGCCTCATATTGGAACTATCCTAGTGGTCATGCCTTAAAAAAATTGCATG GTTTTCACAGTGATGCTGATGAACAATGGGTTCACATTGATACATTTTCTGCCATGAATGGAATATCTCGCTTTTGTGAAAGTGATTTGCCATGGAG GTATTCTAAAGAAGAACAAATTAGCTTGCAAGAATTTCAACAGAGAAACTTTACTTTCCTAATAAA TGAACATCCTGTGATCAATGGGTTCAAGTGTCTATTTACTGAAAATGGTTTCTCAAGAATGCACATTAAATTTGGCTTTCCACCAATTTTACTG GTTAAAGAGCCGAAAGTGTATGTCCATGGAAACTTAGAAAACAAGGTAGTTGTCAACGAAATTTGGCCTGGCTGTCCATAA
- the LOC101509278 gene encoding dol-P-Man:Man(7)GlcNAc(2)-PP-Dol alpha-1,6-mannosyltransferase isoform X2, which produces MGLVNKSPTLLKGPTNVLVYSVGILNSLCNTPKMKTMASNDKSANFLKHYGYDLLLGSIAAFYILMVPYTKVEESFNVQAMHDILYHRFHLDNYDHLEFPGVVPRTFIGALFVSLVVTPIVSIATLLHLPKFYALLIVRMALGGIILSTLRFFRRQIRNKFGHQVEAFFVILTSIQFHFLFYCSRPLPNILALGIVNLAFGYLLQGSFYAALNSLVFATTVFRCDMLLLLCPLGLQLLLTRKISVWGALKHCTGMAFFCVGITSLVDSIMWKRFLWPEFEVFWFNSVLNKSSEWGTHAFHWYFTSALPRSLLAAYPLSLFGFLVDRRIRSFGFPVLAFILLYSKLPHKELRFIISSVPIFNLSASIACNRIYNNRKKMIWNLIFFIMLGLLLTSLVGTITTFTASYWNYPSGHALKKLHGIGFHSDADEQWVHIDTFSAMNGISRFCESDLPWRYSKEEQISLQEFQQRNFTFLINEHPVINGFKCLFTENGFSRMHIKFGFPPILLVKEPKVYVHGNLENKVVVNEIWPGCP; this is translated from the exons ATGGGCCTAGTAAATAAAAGCCCAACACTTCTAAAAGGTCCAACTAATGTTTTAGTTTATAGTGTTGGAATTCTGAACTCCCTCTGCAACACACCGAAAATGAAAACAATGGCTTCCAATGATAAATCTGCGAATTTTCTGAAGCATTACGGTTACGATTTGCTATTAGGATCAATCGCTGCTTTCTACATACTCATGGTACCTTACACTAAGGTCGAAGAAAGTTTCAACGTTCag GCAATGCACGATATTCTTTATCATCGGTTTCACTTAGATAAT TATGATCATTTGGAGTTCCCTGGCGTGGTTCCTCGCACTTTTATTG GTGCTTTGTTTGTGTCACTTGTTGTGACTCCAATTGTGTCTATTGCAACTTTGCTGCATTTGCCGAAGTTTTATGCTCTTCTCATAG TTAGAATGGCCCTTGGGGGCATTATACTATCTACTCTAAGATTCTTTCGCCGTCAG ATAAGGAATAAATTTGGGCATCAAGTAGAAGCCTTCTTTGTGATACTAACTTCCATTCAGTTTCATTTTCTGTTCTATTGTTCTCGTCCACTTCCTAACATTCTTGCTTTGGGTATAG TGAATTTGGCATTTGGATACTTGTTACAGGGGAGCTTTTATGCAGCTCTAAACTCTTTG GTTTTTGCTACAACTGTGTTCAGATGTGACATGCTGTTACTTCTTTGTCCCCTTGGGCTACAACTTCTTCTG ACAAGAAAAATTTCAGTATGGGGTGCTCTAAAACACTGCACCGGGATGGCCTTCTTCTGCGTTG GTATAACCTCATTGGTTGACTCAATTATGTGGAAAAGGTTTTTGTGGCCAGAATTTGAAGTCTTTTGGTTTAACTCTGTACTGAACAAGAGTTCTGAATGGGGA ACACATGCTTTCCATTGGTACTTCACCTCCGCACTCCCTCGTTCACTGCTTGCCGCATATCCCCTTTCACTG TTTGGTTTCTTAGTAGACAGAAGGATACGGTCTTTTGGTTTCCCAGTTCTTGCCTTCATTTTGCTTTATTCTAAGCTTCCCCACAAG GAGCTTCGTTTTATTATAAGTTCAGTACCAATATTCAACTTGTCTGCTTCTATTGCATGTAACAGAAT TTACAATAATAGGAAAAAGATGATCTGGAATTTGATTTTCTTCATCATGTTGGGACTTCTTCTAACGAG TCTTGTAGGAACCATCACAACTTTTACAGCCTCATATTGGAACTATCCTAGTGGTCATGCCTTAAAAAAATTGCATGGTATTG GTTTTCACAGTGATGCTGATGAACAATGGGTTCACATTGATACATTTTCTGCCATGAATGGAATATCTCGCTTTTGTGAAAGTGATTTGCCATGGAG GTATTCTAAAGAAGAACAAATTAGCTTGCAAGAATTTCAACAGAGAAACTTTACTTTCCTAATAAA TGAACATCCTGTGATCAATGGGTTCAAGTGTCTATTTACTGAAAATGGTTTCTCAAGAATGCACATTAAATTTGGCTTTCCACCAATTTTACTG GTTAAAGAGCCGAAAGTGTATGTCCATGGAAACTTAGAAAACAAGGTAGTTGTCAACGAAATTTGGCCTGGCTGTCCATAA